The proteins below come from a single Micromonospora citrea genomic window:
- a CDS encoding amidohydrolase family protein codes for MIIDVHAHWGPWFFSMDVGSVATNLAVMDRYGIDLAVVSATEAVIYDVAAGNRAMARILETTDRLLGYLTVNPRRLDDAERDLRELLPSGRFVGVKIHTDYTGSPADSPQARAALELVAAHDLPALVHTWDATPLDLAQAVADIPGLRAIAGHMGANGWRHAIEAANSVDRLWLEPCFSHTEAGRFAAVAAAVDPRRLLFGTDATLIDPAAAFGAVLAADLDAELAERVAWRNAAELFRLDVS; via the coding sequence ATGATCATCGACGTGCACGCGCACTGGGGGCCGTGGTTCTTCAGCATGGACGTCGGTTCGGTCGCCACCAACCTGGCGGTGATGGACCGCTACGGCATCGACCTCGCCGTCGTCTCCGCCACCGAGGCGGTCATCTACGACGTCGCCGCCGGCAACCGGGCGATGGCCCGGATCCTGGAGACCACCGACCGGCTGCTCGGCTACCTGACGGTCAACCCGCGCCGGCTCGACGACGCCGAACGGGACCTGCGCGAACTGCTCCCCAGCGGCCGGTTCGTCGGCGTGAAGATCCACACCGACTACACCGGCTCCCCGGCGGACTCCCCGCAGGCCCGGGCGGCGCTGGAACTCGTCGCCGCGCACGACCTGCCCGCCCTCGTGCACACCTGGGACGCGACGCCCCTCGACCTCGCCCAGGCCGTCGCCGACATTCCCGGCCTGCGGGCCATCGCCGGACACATGGGCGCGAACGGCTGGCGGCACGCGATCGAGGCGGCCAACTCGGTCGACCGCCTCTGGCTGGAGCCGTGCTTCTCGCACACCGAGGCGGGCCGGTTCGCCGCCGTGGCGGCGGCGGTCGACCCGCGACGGCTGCTGTTCGGCACCGACGCCACGCTCATCGATCCGGCCGCGGCCTTCGGGGCGGTGCTCGCCGCCGACCTCGACGCGGAGCTGGCCGAGCGGGTCGCCTGGCGCAACGCCGCCGAGCTGTTCCGCCTCGACGTGTCCTGA
- a CDS encoding helix-turn-helix domain-containing protein, whose amino-acid sequence MKPDTDFADRAGVVGTVRRDPLELARLTGPRGARHRVYRHAPSADLAGLLRRFWIPVWSVPPGEEAPQRLLQDPVCQVVISGDHARFHGVAPELSTTTLTGDGWAVGLTLAPATGYLIAGPAAALNDRYVDLENVLGGGRALTGRVREVMAPDPHDPAAHRAAMRACEDALRRFLPVDAEGELTNALVAAVEGDSALVQVAQLCERFDLGERALQRLLRRRLGLTPKCLIQRRRLQEAAERLRTEVTTHADLAAAVGYADQSHMIRDFVHVTGMTPRQFLEQRRGAGDAP is encoded by the coding sequence ATGAAACCCGACACCGACTTCGCCGACCGGGCCGGCGTCGTGGGCACGGTGCGCCGGGATCCGCTGGAGTTGGCGCGCCTGACGGGCCCGCGCGGGGCCCGTCACCGGGTGTACCGGCACGCCCCGAGCGCCGACCTCGCCGGTCTGCTGCGCCGGTTCTGGATCCCGGTCTGGTCCGTGCCGCCGGGGGAGGAGGCGCCGCAGAGGTTGTTGCAGGACCCCGTCTGCCAGGTGGTGATCAGCGGCGACCACGCGCGCTTCCACGGCGTCGCGCCGGAGCTGTCGACGACGACGCTCACGGGCGACGGTTGGGCGGTCGGGCTGACGCTGGCGCCAGCCACGGGCTACCTGATCGCCGGCCCAGCCGCGGCACTCAACGACCGCTACGTCGACCTCGAGAATGTGCTCGGCGGCGGGCGGGCGCTCACCGGCCGGGTGCGGGAGGTCATGGCGCCCGACCCGCACGATCCCGCGGCCCACCGGGCCGCGATGCGGGCCTGCGAGGACGCCCTGCGGCGCTTCCTGCCCGTCGACGCGGAGGGCGAGCTGACCAACGCCCTGGTCGCGGCGGTCGAGGGAGATTCGGCGCTCGTGCAGGTCGCGCAGCTCTGCGAGCGGTTCGACCTTGGCGAGCGGGCCCTGCAGCGCCTGCTGCGCCGCCGGCTCGGGCTCACCCCCAAGTGCCTCATCCAGCGGCGGAGGTTGCAGGAGGCCGCCGAGCGGCTGCGGACGGAGGTCACCACGCACGCCGACCTCGCCGCTGCCGTCGGCTACGCCGACCAGTCGCACATGATCCGAGACTTCGTGCATGTCACCGGCATGACACCGAGGCAGTTTCTTGAGCAGCGGCGCGGTGCTGGGGACGCCCCGTAA
- the recD2 gene encoding SF1B family DNA helicase RecD2 encodes MPAPTPPPSAVLDAVLERLTYVNEETGYTVARVSTDRGGDLLTVVGALLGAQPGESLRLSGRWSSHPQYGRQFEVHSYTTVLPATIQGIRRYLGSGLVKGIGPVFAERIVAHFGLDTLDVIETEPARLVEVPGLGPKRTAKITAAWAEQKAIKEVMVFLQGVGVSTSLAVRIYKQYGDASITVVRNEPYRLAADVWGIGFKTADTIAQSVGIPHDSPQRVKAGLQYTLSEATDDGHCYLPDARLVADATKILDVPGDLVTTCLDELVAEEGLVRETLPGPDGEPTTAVYLVPFHRAERSLAGSLLRLLNDRADRLPHFATVDWDRALTWLKARTGTDLAPEQAQAVRLALTAKVAVLTGGPGCGKSFTVRSVVELAAAKKAKVTLVAPTGRAAKRLSELTGHPAATVHRLLQLRPGGEASHDRDNPLDVDLLVVDEASMLDLVLANKLVKAVPPGAHLLLVGDVDQLPSVGAGEVLRDLLAAPAIPRVRLTQIFRQAAESGVVTNAHRINAGKPPLLQGLADFFLFACDDTDATAALTVDVACARIPARFGLDPRRDVQVLTPMHRGPAGAAALNTLLQQRLTPARDGQPERRLGGRVFRVGDKVTQIRNNYDKGQAGVFNGTVGIVTALTPEEQTLTVRTDEDENIDYDFDELDELAHAYAMTIHRSQGSEYPAVVIPLTTSAWMMLQRNLLYTAVTRAKKLVVLVGSRRALAAAVRTVGAGRRHTALDHRLA; translated from the coding sequence GTGCCTGCCCCCACTCCCCCGCCGTCGGCCGTACTCGACGCGGTGCTCGAGCGGTTGACCTACGTCAACGAGGAGACCGGCTACACCGTCGCCCGGGTCTCCACCGACCGCGGCGGCGACCTGCTCACCGTCGTCGGGGCGCTGCTCGGTGCCCAGCCCGGGGAGAGCCTGCGGCTGTCCGGCCGGTGGTCCTCGCACCCGCAGTACGGCCGGCAGTTCGAGGTCCACTCCTACACCACCGTGCTGCCGGCCACCATCCAGGGCATCCGGCGCTACCTCGGCTCAGGGCTGGTCAAGGGCATCGGCCCGGTGTTCGCCGAGCGGATCGTCGCCCACTTCGGCCTCGACACCCTGGACGTCATCGAGACCGAGCCCGCCCGCCTGGTCGAGGTGCCCGGCCTCGGACCGAAACGCACCGCGAAGATCACCGCGGCGTGGGCGGAGCAGAAGGCCATCAAGGAGGTGATGGTCTTCCTCCAGGGCGTCGGCGTGTCCACCTCGCTGGCCGTGCGCATCTACAAGCAGTACGGCGACGCCTCCATCACCGTGGTGCGCAACGAGCCGTACCGGCTGGCGGCCGACGTGTGGGGCATCGGCTTCAAGACCGCCGACACCATCGCCCAGTCGGTCGGCATCCCGCACGACAGCCCGCAGCGGGTCAAGGCCGGCCTGCAGTACACCCTCTCCGAGGCCACCGACGACGGCCACTGCTACCTGCCCGACGCCCGACTGGTCGCCGACGCCACCAAGATCCTCGACGTGCCCGGCGACCTCGTCACCACCTGCCTCGACGAGCTCGTGGCCGAGGAGGGCCTGGTCCGCGAGACACTGCCCGGGCCGGACGGCGAACCGACGACGGCGGTGTACCTGGTGCCGTTCCACCGCGCCGAGCGCAGCCTGGCCGGCTCGCTGCTGCGGCTGCTGAACGACCGCGCCGACCGGCTGCCGCACTTCGCCACCGTCGACTGGGACCGGGCACTGACCTGGCTGAAGGCCCGCACCGGCACCGACCTCGCCCCCGAGCAGGCCCAGGCCGTCCGGCTCGCCCTCACCGCCAAGGTCGCCGTGCTCACCGGCGGGCCCGGCTGCGGCAAGAGCTTCACCGTCCGCTCCGTCGTCGAACTCGCCGCCGCCAAGAAGGCCAAGGTCACCCTCGTCGCGCCGACCGGCCGCGCCGCCAAGCGGCTCTCCGAACTGACCGGGCACCCCGCCGCCACCGTGCACCGGCTGCTGCAGCTACGCCCCGGCGGAGAGGCCAGCCACGACCGGGACAACCCCCTCGACGTCGACCTGCTCGTCGTCGACGAGGCCTCCATGCTGGACCTCGTCCTGGCCAACAAGCTCGTCAAGGCCGTACCGCCCGGCGCGCACCTGCTGCTCGTCGGCGACGTCGACCAGCTTCCCTCCGTCGGCGCCGGGGAGGTCCTGCGTGACCTGCTCGCCGCCCCCGCCATCCCCCGCGTCCGGCTGACGCAGATCTTCCGCCAGGCCGCCGAGTCGGGGGTCGTCACCAACGCCCACCGCATCAACGCCGGCAAGCCGCCCCTGCTCCAAGGGCTCGCCGACTTCTTCCTGTTCGCCTGCGACGACACCGACGCCACCGCCGCCCTGACCGTCGACGTCGCCTGCGCCCGCATCCCCGCCCGCTTCGGCCTCGACCCGCGCCGCGACGTGCAGGTGCTCACCCCCATGCACCGCGGGCCGGCCGGTGCCGCCGCCCTGAACACGCTGCTGCAACAGCGCCTCACCCCCGCCCGCGACGGGCAACCCGAGCGCCGCCTCGGCGGCCGGGTGTTCCGCGTCGGCGACAAGGTCACCCAGATCCGCAACAACTACGACAAGGGCCAGGCCGGCGTCTTCAACGGCACCGTCGGCATCGTCACCGCCCTGACCCCCGAGGAGCAGACCCTGACCGTACGCACCGACGAGGACGAGAACATCGACTACGACTTCGACGAACTCGACGAGCTGGCCCACGCGTACGCCATGACGATCCACCGCTCGCAGGGCTCCGAATACCCGGCCGTGGTCATCCCCCTCACCACCAGCGCCTGGATGATGCTGCAACGCAACCTGCTCTACACCGCCGTCACCCGCGCCAAGAAGCTCGTCGTCCTCGTCGGCTCCCGCCGCGCCCTCGCCGCCGCCGTGCGCACCGTCGGCGCCGGACGCCGACACACCGCCCTCGACCACCGCCTCGCCTGA
- a CDS encoding helix-turn-helix transcriptional regulator → MKEDAVRGHLDALLLAALEQGPLHGYAIIAAVRERSGGALELRTGTMYPALHRLERLGLLRSDWQSVGERRRRCYELTDSGRRALVDKRTAWRELTCAIGAVLDPTPRPAT, encoded by the coding sequence ATGAAGGAAGACGCCGTCCGTGGGCACCTGGACGCGCTGCTGCTCGCCGCGCTGGAGCAGGGGCCGCTGCACGGCTACGCGATCATCGCGGCCGTGCGGGAGCGCAGCGGTGGGGCGCTGGAGCTGCGCACGGGCACGATGTATCCGGCGCTTCACCGGCTCGAACGGCTCGGGCTGCTGCGCAGCGACTGGCAGTCCGTCGGCGAGCGTCGTCGCCGTTGCTACGAGCTGACCGACTCCGGCCGGCGGGCCCTGGTCGACAAGCGCACGGCCTGGCGCGAGCTCACCTGCGCGATCGGCGCCGTCCTGGACCCGACGCCGAGGCCGGCCACATGA
- a CDS encoding amidohydrolase family protein, with product MSGNPFVAADLPPVTFDVDVLVGRYADRPGPTGDPRDVAATLAANGIARAAVASLRAALFDVPSGNDEAAALAGPTVLPVGALDLRDPLGAEREVVRLAERGFRAVRLFPDEQRVEPDFPSVRHVARRATEAGLVVLTGGDVRRFWRPLRGATVVFLDTHFYHLGDFVVAARDEPGFHTSTRLLNSPDALETVAAHVGVERLLYGSRTPFYEPVVPRLRLARGGLGPAEVAAVAGGNARRILEAQA from the coding sequence GTGAGCGGCAACCCGTTCGTCGCGGCCGATCTGCCGCCGGTCACCTTCGACGTCGACGTCCTCGTCGGCCGGTACGCCGACCGCCCGGGCCCCACCGGCGACCCCCGTGACGTCGCGGCCACCCTCGCCGCCAACGGCATCGCGCGGGCGGCCGTGGCCAGCCTGCGCGCGGCGCTGTTCGACGTGCCGAGCGGCAACGACGAGGCCGCCGCCCTGGCCGGCCCGACCGTGCTGCCGGTCGGCGCGCTCGACCTGCGCGATCCGCTCGGCGCCGAACGGGAGGTCGTCCGCCTCGCCGAGCGCGGCTTCCGGGCGGTGCGGCTCTTCCCCGACGAGCAGCGCGTCGAGCCGGACTTCCCGTCCGTGCGGCACGTCGCCCGCCGTGCCACCGAGGCCGGCCTGGTCGTCCTGACCGGCGGTGACGTCCGCCGGTTCTGGCGGCCGCTGCGCGGCGCGACCGTGGTCTTCCTCGACACGCACTTCTACCACCTGGGCGACTTCGTGGTGGCGGCCCGCGACGAACCCGGCTTCCACACCTCCACCCGGCTGCTCAACTCGCCCGACGCGCTGGAGACCGTCGCCGCGCACGTCGGCGTCGAGCGCCTGCTCTACGGCTCCCGTACCCCGTTCTACGAGCCGGTCGTGCCCCGCCTGCGGCTCGCCCGCGGCGGCCTCGGGCCGGCCGAGGTGGCGGCCGTGGCGGGCGGCAACGCCCGCCGGATCCTGGAGGCCCAGGCATGA
- a CDS encoding DUF3817 domain-containing protein produces the protein MAAVEAASLAVLLANLATVHIPAVATLGGPVHGASYLAVIVCTWLTTAATPAARWLAVVPGVGGLLALRRIARAPAPAGSVTGAE, from the coding sequence GTGGCCGCGGTCGAGGCCGCGTCCCTGGCCGTCCTGCTCGCCAACCTGGCCACCGTGCACATCCCGGCGGTCGCCACCCTGGGCGGTCCCGTCCACGGCGCGTCCTACCTCGCCGTCATCGTCTGCACCTGGCTGACGACGGCCGCCACCCCCGCCGCCCGCTGGCTCGCCGTCGTCCCCGGCGTCGGCGGCCTGCTCGCCCTGCGCCGGATCGCGCGCGCCCCCGCGCCGGCCGGCAGCGTGACCGGAGCCGAATGA
- a CDS encoding maleylpyruvate isomerase N-terminal domain-containing protein encodes MTAIVDAVPPHTWDALSPCEGWSARDVVGHLIETQRETLTGHGVDLGDAPHLAVDPAAAWAEHSRRVLDALADDELVGRTYDGFLGPTTVGGTVEQFHVWDMYVHRWDLARAAGLDAAFTDAELDRIERGADSFGDALQMDGMCRPPLTPTDGDRTTRVLARLGRAG; translated from the coding sequence GTGACCGCCATCGTCGACGCGGTGCCGCCACACACGTGGGACGCCCTCTCCCCCTGCGAAGGCTGGAGCGCCCGGGACGTCGTCGGGCACCTCATCGAGACGCAGCGCGAGACGCTCACGGGGCACGGCGTCGACCTCGGCGACGCGCCGCACCTCGCCGTCGACCCCGCCGCCGCGTGGGCCGAGCACAGCCGGCGGGTCCTCGACGCTCTGGCCGACGACGAACTGGTCGGCCGCACCTACGACGGCTTCCTCGGCCCGACGACGGTCGGCGGCACCGTCGAGCAGTTCCACGTGTGGGACATGTACGTCCACCGGTGGGACCTCGCCCGTGCCGCAGGGCTCGACGCCGCATTCACCGACGCCGAACTCGACCGCATCGAACGCGGCGCCGACAGTTTCGGCGACGCCCTGCAGATGGACGGCATGTGCCGACCGCCCCTCACCCCGACCGACGGCGACCGCACCACCCGCGTGCTCGCGCGCCTCGGCCGGGCCGGTTGA
- a CDS encoding DUF4241 domain-containing protein: MIIDCLEVSYCTCWDGDGQKAGGLMAREVAARRHAIDQWYMVLLTAGGRPVQTIERWKSGLWRVYLFDDSGRRDHCIDLRPRPDGTLLVTRRHRFWYTAEHREFDDSAAQEMTTVSAEGEVTVKSRPAGSRGWSSIRRDNVLVEDSPIPAPDFGDWLPFTRLLTEQGHECAATLTLHDAPAPPPRPSHPNGVQTLFTPGAQVAAEGVGASVIDVRPAGTLYMPSGRLIVADPTSASTTEPLVAAVPPGDYPVSVSILRSLRYPEMGYVAAARLTITDEPVKAWEPALCPDDDPTLLASDESIGFGVDAGMGCFVDAVAQLDEMDEDRYLDALGSDFAAEVTVAATGANMVVFRTGLGDGGYPKWLGRTEDGRIACFVADMQLIPADA, from the coding sequence GTGATCATCGATTGCCTTGAGGTGTCGTATTGCACGTGTTGGGACGGTGACGGCCAGAAGGCAGGCGGGCTCATGGCGCGCGAGGTGGCGGCGCGCCGCCACGCGATCGACCAGTGGTACATGGTTCTGCTGACGGCCGGGGGCCGGCCCGTGCAGACGATCGAGCGCTGGAAGTCTGGCTTGTGGCGGGTCTACCTGTTCGACGACTCCGGGCGTCGCGACCACTGCATCGATCTCAGACCACGGCCGGACGGCACCCTGCTGGTCACCAGACGCCACCGTTTCTGGTACACGGCGGAGCATCGGGAGTTCGACGACTCGGCGGCGCAGGAGATGACCACCGTGTCGGCGGAAGGCGAAGTGACGGTCAAGTCGAGGCCGGCCGGCTCTCGAGGCTGGTCCAGCATCCGGCGCGACAACGTTCTCGTCGAGGATTCCCCGATCCCGGCACCGGATTTCGGTGACTGGCTGCCGTTCACCCGCCTGCTCACCGAGCAGGGACACGAGTGCGCCGCGACGCTGACCCTTCACGACGCGCCCGCGCCTCCGCCAAGGCCGTCACACCCGAACGGAGTGCAGACGCTGTTCACGCCAGGCGCCCAGGTCGCAGCCGAAGGCGTCGGTGCCAGCGTCATCGACGTACGACCAGCCGGGACGCTGTACATGCCGTCCGGGAGGCTGATCGTGGCCGATCCGACGTCAGCCTCGACTACAGAGCCGCTCGTCGCCGCCGTACCGCCCGGTGACTACCCGGTCAGCGTTTCGATCCTGCGCTCGCTCAGGTACCCCGAGATGGGGTATGTGGCGGCTGCCCGACTCACGATCACCGACGAACCAGTCAAGGCGTGGGAGCCGGCTCTGTGCCCGGACGACGATCCCACTCTGCTCGCTTCTGACGAGTCCATCGGCTTCGGCGTCGATGCCGGCATGGGCTGTTTCGTCGACGCCGTAGCCCAACTCGACGAGATGGACGAGGACCGGTACCTCGACGCCCTGGGGTCTGACTTCGCCGCGGAGGTCACCGTTGCGGCCACTGGCGCCAACATGGTCGTCTTCCGAACCGGTCTCGGTGACGGCGGGTATCCGAAATGGCTCGGCCGAACCGAGGACGGCCGCATCGCCTGCTTCGTGGCCGATATGCAGCTGATACCCGCCGACGCCTGA
- a CDS encoding WD40 repeat domain-containing protein, whose protein sequence is MSSRIPSDSKIEDFDAVVVDGRPLVVCVDSYGQHALTWDPADDRWTEHQLANPWGPNGDIETNCLLTIGAVVHDGRIVVGGGGYEQPFAQWDLQTGAVVTYAREEHGGVAVTSTMRRDGRAVFVTGDSSAGSPVRLWDPSQRDSLTAYEDDWFGINYLAEPATVCRHRDSIGGLASATLRGRPVVISSGAGEVMVSDVDSMTSVVTFEPIPVPLEGPAGGVGLTSVDGHPFVVAADGTSVLLGEPDTGSWVDRIELPGAADGRGDARILCMGVGSAGDRPVAVTGASDGLVCLWDLRGRRLLGNPITEHEGEVRAVHLTEIDGRAIALTAGWDRRMRVWDLGRA, encoded by the coding sequence ATGTCCAGCCGGATCCCGTCGGACAGCAAGATCGAGGATTTCGACGCCGTCGTCGTCGACGGACGTCCCCTCGTGGTCTGTGTCGATTCCTACGGCCAGCACGCCCTGACGTGGGATCCGGCCGATGACCGTTGGACCGAGCACCAGTTGGCGAACCCGTGGGGGCCGAACGGCGACATCGAGACGAACTGTCTGCTCACCATCGGCGCCGTGGTTCACGACGGACGGATCGTGGTCGGCGGCGGGGGATACGAGCAGCCGTTCGCGCAGTGGGATCTGCAGACGGGTGCGGTGGTGACCTACGCCCGCGAGGAGCATGGCGGGGTGGCGGTGACCTCCACGATGCGACGGGACGGGCGGGCCGTGTTCGTCACCGGGGACAGCAGCGCGGGTTCACCGGTGCGGCTGTGGGATCCGTCCCAGCGTGACTCCCTCACCGCCTACGAGGACGACTGGTTCGGCATCAACTACCTGGCCGAGCCCGCCACGGTGTGCCGGCACCGCGACAGCATCGGCGGGCTCGCCTCCGCGACACTCAGGGGCCGCCCGGTGGTGATCTCGAGCGGTGCGGGCGAGGTGATGGTGTCGGACGTCGACAGCATGACGTCGGTCGTCACGTTCGAGCCGATCCCCGTCCCGCTTGAAGGCCCGGCAGGAGGCGTAGGCCTGACATCCGTCGACGGCCACCCGTTCGTGGTGGCCGCGGACGGGACATCGGTGCTGCTCGGTGAGCCCGACACCGGCTCCTGGGTCGATCGCATCGAGCTTCCCGGAGCTGCCGACGGCCGGGGTGACGCCCGCATCCTCTGCATGGGCGTCGGCAGCGCAGGCGACCGGCCGGTCGCGGTGACCGGCGCGAGCGACGGCCTGGTGTGTCTGTGGGACCTTCGGGGGCGCCGACTGCTCGGAAATCCGATCACCGAGCACGAGGGTGAGGTCCGCGCCGTCCACCTCACCGAGATCGACGGCCGCGCGATCGCGCTCACGGCCGGATGGGATCGCCGGATGCGCGTGTGGGACCTCGGGCGGGCGTGA
- a CDS encoding permease prefix domain 1-containing protein, which yields MTALDRRTGPDPIEEHLAGLAAVLHGPARAKARMLAEARDGLTDAVAALACDAAPDDPAAARQAVRDFGSIEEVAPAFQQELTVAQARHTARVVLLAVPFLMACWHLVTVVGQGRGRHLSEHAQSLAAHLGGVATAAALLAAASLAATGALARRLPTPHRLPMMVAWAGTTATTALVTSALTLAVAAALAGNWALGALVGALTVALHARIAAAARACRECARALVAAPAEG from the coding sequence ATGACGGCCCTCGACCGCCGCACCGGGCCCGATCCGATCGAGGAGCACCTCGCCGGCCTGGCGGCCGTCCTGCACGGCCCGGCCCGGGCCAAGGCCCGGATGCTGGCCGAGGCACGCGACGGCCTCACCGACGCCGTCGCGGCACTGGCCTGCGACGCCGCCCCGGACGACCCGGCCGCCGCCCGTCAGGCGGTACGCGACTTCGGCAGCATCGAGGAGGTCGCCCCCGCGTTCCAGCAGGAGCTCACCGTCGCCCAGGCCCGCCACACGGCCCGCGTCGTCCTGCTCGCCGTGCCGTTCCTGATGGCCTGTTGGCACCTGGTGACGGTCGTCGGCCAGGGCCGGGGCCGGCACCTGTCCGAACACGCGCAGAGCCTGGCCGCCCATCTGGGTGGCGTGGCGACCGCCGCCGCCCTGCTGGCCGCGGCGTCGCTGGCAGCCACCGGCGCCCTGGCCCGCCGGCTGCCCACCCCGCACCGGCTCCCGATGATGGTCGCCTGGGCCGGCACCACCGCCACCACCGCGTTGGTGACCAGCGCCCTCACCCTCGCCGTCGCGGCGGCGCTGGCCGGAAACTGGGCGCTCGGCGCGCTCGTCGGCGCGCTGACCGTCGCCCTGCACGCCAGGATCGCCGCCGCCGCCCGCGCCTGCCGCGAATGCGCCCGCGCCCTGGTCGCGGCACCCGCCGAGGGATAG
- a CDS encoding dihydrodipicolinate synthase family protein, whose translation MIAPAAAALRDRLRWRLVAATATPMDADRTVDAEVLGRYLRGLVVDGADALAVCAHTGRGPYLDAATRDLVVRHAVDTGVPVIVGVGGRPGEHTDDVAEQAARAAGLGAAGVMVFPVDGDALAHHDAVWRAAGLPMLAFDLYTRPYSPSKLAELLTHPGVAGVKVARLHDALACQAALAAAHRADRLAVTGEDRMFGPSLMWGAQAALVGLAAAAVPVTAAVLRAYADGKHDDFVAASARLDRLAEVTFTDPMEGYVRRMLQIAADEGRIPATHAVDPYGPALPDGDRERVLTVARQR comes from the coding sequence GTGATCGCTCCGGCCGCCGCCGCGCTGCGCGACCGGCTGCGATGGCGGCTCGTCGCCGCCACCGCCACCCCGATGGACGCCGACCGGACCGTCGACGCCGAGGTGCTCGGCCGCTACCTGCGCGGCCTCGTCGTCGACGGGGCGGACGCCCTCGCCGTGTGCGCGCACACCGGTCGCGGTCCCTACCTCGACGCGGCGACCCGCGACCTGGTCGTCCGGCACGCCGTCGACACCGGCGTGCCCGTGATCGTCGGCGTCGGCGGGCGGCCCGGGGAGCACACCGACGACGTGGCCGAGCAGGCCGCCCGGGCCGCCGGCCTCGGCGCGGCCGGCGTCATGGTCTTTCCTGTGGACGGCGACGCGCTCGCCCACCACGACGCCGTCTGGCGCGCCGCCGGCCTGCCGATGCTCGCCTTCGATCTCTACACCCGGCCGTACTCCCCGTCGAAACTGGCCGAGCTGCTGACGCACCCCGGCGTCGCCGGGGTCAAGGTGGCCCGGCTGCACGACGCGCTCGCCTGCCAGGCCGCGCTGGCGGCGGCGCACCGCGCCGACCGGCTCGCCGTCACCGGCGAGGACCGCATGTTCGGGCCGTCGCTGATGTGGGGCGCGCAGGCCGCCCTGGTCGGCCTCGCCGCCGCCGCCGTGCCGGTCACCGCCGCCGTGCTGCGGGCGTACGCCGACGGCAAGCACGACGACTTCGTCGCCGCGTCCGCCCGGCTCGACCGGCTCGCCGAAGTCACCTTCACCGACCCGATGGAGGGGTACGTGCGCAGGATGCTCCAGATCGCCGCCGACGAGGGCCGGATCCCCGCCACGCACGCCGTCGACCCGTACGGCCCGGCGCTGCCCGACGGCGACCGGGAGCGCGTGCTGACGGTGGCGAGGCAGCGGTGA